The DNA sequence ccattttttaaattactagtaattacttttactttacttattattttttttttttttttatgtaatttataataaaatataaaaatatatatcgaaatatacttatttagttaataataCTTTGGACGTCACTTTaattgtttgataaaaaataatttacgtgATTGtactgttttttatttttgtatttctaCCAACTTAAcctataaactttttaaatactttttatggtaactgaataattatagttatgataaattttttttgtgtactgtcattttatataataatactgagcgtttgtttaatatatttataagaaaatgttaattaattgcgttaattaatttttttttattaaaaattcaattttttttttttcgcgcggaaatttaaatttataaaaattttatttatgagtgtagatttatggatttagctgacaattgtaaaattttttaaatttcagagTAAAcgaacaaaatttgaatagaaaaaattttaaaacgcgtatttagataaatgaaaattcggtacgcgcatttttttaaatttcattatttcaattaattaatttatttatttatttcaaatttataaactgtctcatgtctgctacattcacactcataaattaatttactaattaattgtcgaattttaaaaagtcataattacaaatttaaattttcgcggtaaaaattcaaatcgatAAAAACGCACTATATGTTACCGGCACTTATTTTGAactatttatcataaaaaaaatatttgataacctcaattaattattagattaacaataaataattattttaattatttgtaacaaacaaaaaatacaaacccgcgtttttaattttaaactgaaaCGTTTTTAGGTCAATGTTCAAAGTTCATTTGACataaaatgaagtaaaaaaaaaatttctgtacaCGACTGTACGTATTATATactgaaagaattaaaaaaaaaaacagttcaAGTGACAATAGTTTGTTTACGACCTTTGGAACAAGTAACAAGTAATAATTACTctgattgttttaattaatctgaaaattaaattttcctcaaatttaaaattttatatttttaaaatgatttctAATACAgggtaagtatttttttttatttcctcagCTATATGTCATTGACCTTAGACTCTAAGTATAATTAtgaactataaataattatattttaatatgtaataagtgattaaaataattaattcagtaAATTAGCTGGGCggactttatttattaccgGAGCTTCTAGAGGAATTGGAAAGAGTATTGCATTAAAGGCAGCTAAAGATGGTGctaatattgttatttgtgCAAAAACTGCTGAACCACATCCTAAATTATCTGGTACTATTTATACTGCTGCTAAAGaaggtaattattaattaattaattaactagtctctaaatttttatgatactgaagtcagctgacgtctaataatttttggatttttttaaaaacgattaattaaaaaaaaaaaaaaaattaaaaaaaattgcacttgtagttttttcaatttcctacatgtacatatttttttttgttattagtttgtttaaaaaataaatccagaaatttttaattgtctggtAATTTCAGaatcgtaaatttttaaataaatcaaatgatcgatattttattttaatttaaattacggaCAACCTATTGGAATTATGACTAAAATGTATAGagacaattttatagaaaatttaattgactacaaaaaagtattggttaatttttttatgtaactcTAATAGTTTaagaataattacaattttagtTAATGTGTTTTTTTAGTGGTCAAAATGAACTGATTAACATTTTTggagtataaattaaatacctattaaactattgaagatAGCGTAAAagtaataagaaataaatttgtagagaattaaattccctacaaaaaaggtctgattaACTTTTCACTTAAACTCAATAGCTTAGCCAGAATTTTAATCTTAGTAAATATTGGTAGTTGAAGAAGCTGGAGGTAAGGCTCTTCCTTGCATGGTCGACGTCCGTGACGAAGCTCAAGTCGTCGCTGCCGTAAATGAGGCCGTTAACAAGTTTGGGGGCATCGACATCGTGGTCAACAATGCGAGTGCTATATCATTGACCCCAACTCTGGATACTGATATGAAAAGATACGATTTGATGAACAACATCAACACACGCGGAACTTTTCTCGTTTCAAAAACCTGCATaccgtttttaaaaaaaagtccaaaTCCTCACATACTAAACCTAAGCCCCCCTCTGAGTATGAAGCCCAAGTGGTTCCAAAGTAATTTAGCTTACACTCTGTCCAAGTACGGGATGTCCATGTGCGCAATGGGAATGGCCGAGGAATTTAAGAAAGATGGCATCGCCGTCAACGCACTTTGGCCTAAAAccggtaattaaaatttttttcactacttGAGGCTTCTAGAGTCGTCTGGTACCTCTGATTAACCCactaatcacaaaaaaaatttttttctatgatagATTGCCGCTGGGCTCACGTTGGCGGCGCGAGCCGAAGGCTAGCGCTGCCAACGGGTAGCAGCACCATCTGTTAGGTCCCTTagtaactatttttttgtttttatggaCTAGCTATTCATACGGCAGCCATTGAAATGTTGACGAGAGGAGAAGGGTTTAATGTAAGCCGTAAAGCCGACATTATTGCCGATGCGGCTTACgttattttttgtagggacAGTAAGTCGATTACTGGAAGGTTTATTGTTGATGAACAAATATTGAAAGAAGAAGGAATTACTGATTTTACTCCTTACGCTTGTAATCCAGGtccgatttattttttattattaattattttaaattaaaattcttttttttcatcaattggctaaattaaattttcagaattcaAAGACAAATTGATGCTAGATTTCTTCTTGGATGAAGAAGATTTCCAAGGCTCGAATCACATTGTTTTTGATCCGACAAAAAAACCTAAAgctaatgaaaattcaaaagatttaaatgttattttcactGCTATCAGAGCTAATTTGACTGCCGATCTCGTTAAAAAGACAACtgcaatttatcaatttaatataacaggtaattattattttaagctcTGGTAAATAGTTTTAGTTTAGAgttcggaaaattttttatcaagaaaTGAAGGTTGGATTCTTGTGCTTGACGCGATTCCGCGttgaatgagtacccacactCCTATAAAACgatcaaatgataaattcattgATTCAATCATCAATTAGTCGCTACCGAACACGTTTTTCTGTGTTATTGTtgtgctaaaatttt is a window from the Microplitis demolitor isolate Queensland-Clemson2020A chromosome 4, iyMicDemo2.1a, whole genome shotgun sequence genome containing:
- the LOC103570442 gene encoding hydroxysteroid dehydrogenase-like protein 2, with the protein product MISNTGKLAGRTLFITGASRGIGKSIALKAAKDGANIVICAKTAEPHPKLSGTIYTAAKEVEEAGGKALPCMVDVRDEAQVVAAVNEAVNKFGGIDIVVNNASAISLTPTLDTDMKRYDLMNNINTRGTFLVSKTCIPFLKKSPNPHILNLSPPLSMKPKWFQSNLAYTLSKYGMSMCAMGMAEEFKKDGIAVNALWPKTAIHTAAIEMLTRGEGFNVSRKADIIADAAYVIFCRDSKSITGRFIVDEQILKEEGITDFTPYACNPEFKDKLMLDFFLDEEDFQGSNHIVFDPTKKPKANENSKDLNVIFTAIRANLTADLVKKTTAIYQFNITGDNPATWFLDLKTGNGALEKGKPSHPADAVLTMEANNFFDMFSGKLKPASAFMMGKLKIDGNLQVAMKLEKLMTSLKSKL